From one Humulus lupulus chromosome 8, drHumLupu1.1, whole genome shotgun sequence genomic stretch:
- the LOC133795768 gene encoding protein DYAD, whose amino-acid sequence MAELENDDVEEGYFYELSHAKLPPESPEHLYSVRVVMVFKKDELKVSLRFPSVYSLSAYFGNDSYRNGDKRMVPVLDERHDMDLEIAVAVLRRRVSLEEFEVRRKFSSFWAPGAIRGEGSSRQVDGDGGDHGSGEVGGSKVVSSKSSCVSLLKCTGLVQWGSRRQVRYLGRSKPVEKDTLTEQAHVEEDKNNEVEEEEDYKDMKATRSITKRKFNGSEHKEIVKRAKCHNSGRKTKLMKNSIDRWSEARYKLAEQNMLKIMKAKGAVIGNPILRPALRAEARKLIGDTGLLDHLLKHMAGKLAPGGNDRFRRRHNSDGAMEYWLESADLADIRRKAGVSDSYWTPPPGWKLGDNPTQDPICARELKALKEENVNMKMKMELIYRDMQESMFREIREMWKVIDGMKKGTELGFKRSEENVQLVDHVGYFLLLKETFVELVNKKTNIEKELMEIYDKLSKIEVQKVNVFSLLSTCLVVNASFVNVQEQLMKTKNGVRVLSDSEKWETTIEKGEKSKSETKSRDHGRDKAPAAMTVENKAAKTQRLKSGFRICKPQGTFLWPNPTTFNQTAAPLVVQTPPSASSSTLSPVPHFFFVPQSPSGPQSPPPVKPVPVRYAPLSSISEGRPLNTPDLKTPSSSVINLNEVPMEENNSNAF is encoded by the exons ATGGCAGAGCTTGAAAACGACGACGTTGAAGAAGGCTACTTCTATGAGCTTTCCCATGCCAAGCTTCCTCCCGAATCGCCGGAGCACCTCTACTCAGTCCGGGTTGTAATG GTATTTAAGAAGGATGAGCTCAAGGTTTCCTTGCGGTTCCCGAGTGTTTATTCTCTGAGTGCTTACTTCGGCAATGACAGCTATCGCAACGGGGACAAGAGAATGGTGCCTGTCCTAGATGAACGGCACGACATGGATTTGGAGATTGCTGTCGCTGTACTTCGCCGGAGAGTATCGCTAGAAGAGTTTGAGGTGCGCCGGAAGTTTTCGAGTTTTTGGGCACCAGGAGCTATCCGTGGAGAGGGGAGCTCTAGACAAGTTGATGGTGATGGTGGTGATCATGGCAGCGGCGAAGTTGGTGGTAGTAAGGTGGTTTCTTCAAAGAGCTCCTGCGTGTCTTTGCTCAAGTGTACGGGTCTAGTTCAGTGGGGGAGTCGCCGACAAGTACGGTACCTTGGAAGGAGTAAACCAGTAGAGAAAGATACACTAACCGAGCAAGCTCATGTTGAAGAAGACAAGAACAACGaggtggaagaagaagaagactacAAAGATATGAAGGCAACTCGGTCTATAACTAAAAGGAAGTTCAATGGTAGTGAGCACAAGGAAATTGTTAAAAGAGCCAAATGTCATAACAGTGGGAGAAAGACAAAATTGATGAAAAACTCCATTGACAGATGGTCTGAAGCTAG GTACAAGTTGGCCGAGCAGAATATGTTAAAAATAATGAAGGCCAAAGGTGCTGTGATTGGGAACCCAATTCTGAGGCCTGCGTTGAGAGCTGAGGCACGGAAGCTGATTGGAGATACGGGTTTGCTAGACCATTTACTAAAGCACATGGCCGGAAAATTGGCCCCCGGAGGAAATGATCGATTCCGACGACGTCATAACTCCGATGGGGCAATGGAGTACTGGCTTGAGAGTGCTGATTTAGCAGATATTAGGAGAAAAGCTGGAGTGAGTGATTCTTATTGGACACCTCCTCCTGGATGGAAGCTCGGGGATAATCCCACCCAAGATCCTATATGTGCAAGGGAGCTCAAGGCATTGAAGGAAGAAAATGTCAACATGAAAATGAAAATG GAATTGATTTATAGGGATATGCAAGAATCAATGTTCAGGGAGATCAGAGAGATGTGGAAAGTAATAGACGGGATGAAAAA GGGAACTGAGCTTGGATTCAAGAGATCAGAAGAGAATGTACAATTGGTTGATCACGTAGGTTATTTTCTTctactaaag GAAACATTTGTTGAGTTGGTGAACAAAAAGACAAATATTGAGAAGGAGCTCATGGAAATTTATGATAAATTGAGCAAAATAGAGGTACAAAAGGTTAATGTATTTTCTCTCTTATC TACTTGCTTGGTAGTTAATGCATCATTTGTAAATGTTCAGGAACAACTAATGAAGACAAAAAATGGAGTACGTGTGTTGTCAGACTCTGAAAAATGGGAGACCACTATAGAGAAAGGAGAAAAAAGCAAGTCAGAAACCAAATCGAGAGATCATGGAAGGGACAAGGCACCAGCAGCCATGACAGTAGAGAACAAGGCAGCAAAGACACAGAGACTAAAGAGTGGTTTCAGGATTTGCAAGCCACAAGGTACCTTCCTTTGGCCAAACCCGACTACTTTTAATCAGACTGCAGCTCCTCTTGTGGTCCAAACTCCACCCTCAGCTTCATCATCCACACTCTCCCCAGTACCCCACTTCTTCTTTGTACCTCAATCTCCATCTGGGCCCCAATCGCCTCCCCCTGTGAAGCCTGTGCCTGTCAGATATGCTCCTTTAAGCTCCATATCCGAAGGCCGTCCTCTTAATACTCCTGATCTCAAGACTCCTAGTTCCTCTGTCATCAACCTAAACGAGGTACCTATGGAAGAGAACAATAGTAATGCATTTTGA